The following coding sequences are from one Campylobacter sp. RM16187 window:
- a CDS encoding acyl-CoA thioesterase: MRIFSYKFKVGKEAIDINNHANNAYYLIWMQEAAFAHSNFVGDTFEEQLKNNSTWVIKRNEIDYLEQIYLGDEIEIKTWTKQARKVSSNRFYEFIKDGKIIAKAITTYVYFDLDKKRPKAIPDHLAELYGEEDEA; this comes from the coding sequence ATGAGAATTTTTAGCTACAAATTTAAAGTAGGCAAAGAGGCCATAGACATAAACAACCACGCAAACAACGCATACTATCTTATCTGGATGCAAGAAGCGGCTTTTGCGCACTCAAATTTCGTGGGAGATACATTTGAAGAGCAGCTTAAAAACAACTCGACTTGGGTTATAAAACGCAACGAAATCGACTATTTAGAGCAAATTTATTTAGGCGACGAGATCGAGATAAAAACATGGACAAAGCAGGCTAGAAAAGTTAGTTCAAACAGATTTTACGAATTTATAAAAGACGGCAAGATCATAGCTAAAGCCATAACCACTTACGTATATTTTGACCTTGACAAAAAGCGTCCAAAGGCGATCCCCGATCATCTTGCGGAGCTTTACGGCGAAGAGGACGAAGCCTAA
- a CDS encoding cytochrome-c peroxidase produces the protein MYYDKQKAELGKSLFQDTRLSASGTDSCEKCHNLYWNSSGTSVKNIKISFKQTLNSPTVLNSALNYLFFKDGRIKDIREQVIESIVDINQLGSSEKLVVEKVSLNPHYKHKFKTLYKDGVTFNNIVDAIVNFQKALLTPNSKFDKFISGDKAVFSEDEKKGFELFKKAGCINCHSGVNLGSNVYYDMQLDCNLDQNVTNIGKYKVPGLRNISKTAPYFYDGTCYDLRETIGHIANLRMQNKINQEQIELIYKFLLTLDGDNPEILK, from the coding sequence TTGTATTATGATAAACAAAAGGCTGAGCTGGGTAAAAGTTTATTTCAAGATACTAGGCTTAGTGCAAGTGGAACTGATTCTTGTGAGAAATGTCATAATCTATATTGGAACTCAAGCGGCACTAGTGTAAAAAATATAAAAATATCATTTAAGCAGACATTAAATTCTCCTACTGTTTTAAATTCTGCTTTGAATTATTTATTTTTTAAAGACGGAAGAATTAAAGATATCAGAGAACAAGTGATTGAAAGCATAGTCGACATAAATCAGCTGGGTAGCAGTGAAAAGCTTGTTGTAGAAAAGGTAAGTTTAAATCCTCATTATAAACATAAATTTAAAACTCTTTATAAAGATGGGGTTACTTTCAATAATATAGTTGATGCTATAGTAAATTTTCAAAAGGCTTTATTAACTCCAAATTCAAAATTTGATAAATTTATAAGCGGAGATAAAGCTGTTTTTTCAGAAGATGAAAAAAAAGGATTTGAGCTTTTTAAAAAAGCAGGCTGTATCAATTGTCATAGCGGAGTAAATTTGGGTTCTAATGTATATTATGATATGCAGCTTGATTGTAATTTAGACCAAAATGTAACTAATATTGGCAAATATAAAGTGCCCGGACTAAGAAACATATCAAAGACCGCTCCGTATTTTTATGATGGAACCTGTTATGATTTAAGAGAGACGATAGGGCATATTGCTAACTTAAGAATGCAAAATAAAATAAATCAAGAACAAATAGAGTTGATATATAAATTTTTACTAACTCTAGATGGCGATAATCCGGAAATTTTAAAATGA
- a CDS encoding metal ABC transporter permease, translated as MLEALNLEFMQNALMAGLLVSIACGVIGSLVVINRMVFIAGGIAHGAYGGLGLAFYFSLEPLLGASGFAIFLALLIATITLNDKSKMDSVIGALWAFGMAFGIILIDLTPGYNVDLMSYLFGSILAVPDSDLVFMAAVDCVILLIVTLLYRQFEALSFDAEFAKLRGVKTTLLYYVLVCMMALSVVMTIRAVGLILVIALLTIPPYIAQNFSKRLGAMMLNATAISAAFCISGLWLSFEANLTSGASIILIASICFFIFAAINRR; from the coding sequence ATGCTAGAAGCGCTGAATTTGGAATTCATGCAAAACGCCCTTATGGCAGGGCTTTTAGTCAGTATCGCATGCGGAGTTATCGGCTCGCTTGTGGTGATAAATCGCATGGTTTTCATCGCGGGAGGCATAGCGCACGGAGCTTACGGCGGACTTGGGCTGGCGTTTTATTTCTCGCTTGAGCCGCTTTTGGGCGCAAGTGGATTTGCGATATTTCTAGCGCTTTTGATAGCCACTATCACGCTAAACGATAAGAGCAAAATGGACTCCGTTATCGGCGCACTTTGGGCGTTTGGTATGGCGTTTGGTATCATACTTATCGATCTTACACCGGGATATAATGTAGATCTCATGAGCTATCTTTTTGGCTCGATTTTGGCTGTGCCTGATAGCGATCTAGTCTTTATGGCGGCGGTTGATTGTGTCATTTTGCTTATAGTGACGCTGCTTTACAGGCAGTTTGAAGCTCTTAGCTTTGATGCGGAATTTGCCAAGCTTCGCGGAGTAAAAACCACGCTTTTATACTATGTTTTAGTTTGCATGATGGCGCTAAGCGTAGTTATGACGATACGCGCGGTGGGGCTTATCCTAGTCATCGCGCTTCTTACTATACCGCCATATATCGCGCAAAATTTCTCTAAACGCCTTGGCGCAATGATGCTAAACGCTACTGCTATCTCGGCTGCGTTTTGTATATCTGGGCTTTGGCTTAGCTTTGAAGCAAATTTAACTAGCGGAGCTAGTATCATCCTTATAGCTTCGATCTGCTTTTTTATATTTGCGGCTATAAACAGGCGCTAA
- a CDS encoding class I SAM-dependent methyltransferase, translating into MKSSWDKKAANYSRYEGELNEFQRRFFNKLDEFGIDFNDKTLIDVGCGTGVYTLYLSNLCKNVTGLDLSTKMLECMREDADKFGVSNLRVVESSWDDFNEDNVYDIAFSTMSPAINSIEGLDKFIRTGKKRVFMWWNKQRHSSVLERFYKIYGERQWSERLPYFEYHLDMLKIPVKSHVFNEVRTRDISLEKMYEDMIWHLEIGNLKFNKQKVKDELLSICKDGKVTETVTSSMKLLVF; encoded by the coding sequence ATGAAGAGCTCTTGGGATAAAAAAGCGGCTAATTACTCAAGATATGAGGGCGAACTTAACGAATTTCAAAGAAGATTTTTTAATAAACTTGATGAGTTTGGTATAGATTTTAATGATAAAACACTTATAGATGTAGGGTGCGGAACAGGTGTTTATACTCTGTATCTATCAAATTTGTGTAAAAACGTAACAGGACTTGATCTCTCGACTAAGATGCTTGAGTGCATGAGAGAGGATGCTGATAAATTTGGTGTGTCAAATTTAAGAGTAGTTGAGAGCAGTTGGGATGACTTTAATGAGGATAATGTTTACGATATCGCTTTTAGCACGATGAGTCCGGCGATAAACAGCATAGAAGGGCTTGATAAATTTATTCGCACCGGCAAAAAGCGAGTTTTTATGTGGTGGAATAAGCAAAGACATTCGAGTGTGCTTGAGAGATTTTATAAAATTTACGGAGAACGTCAGTGGAGCGAGAGATTGCCTTACTTTGAATACCACTTGGATATGTTAAAAATTCCTGTCAAGTCACATGTTTTTAATGAAGTGAGAACAAGGGATATAAGTCTTGAAAAAATGTATGAAGATATGATCTGGCATTTAGAGATCGGAAATCTCAAATTTAATAAACAAAAGGTAAAAGATGAGCTTTTGAGCATTTGCAAAGATGGAAAAGTAACGGAAACAGTAACATCTTCAATGAAGCTTTTGGTATTTTAG
- a CDS encoding metal ABC transporter solute-binding protein, Zn/Mn family, producing MKKILAFLCLGALACFAKPVVSVSILPQEFFVKQIAGDTVEINTMVSPGADPHTYEPKPKQMKALENSKLYFAIGIEFEEAWLPKFQQSFPKLKFIFTQKGVERVAMQEHDHDGHAHEKKEHCHEHNGKVHCHSHDGLDPHIWLDPVLVKTQAKNILNGLVRVFPEHKELYSANYEKFLVKLDELDKFIKDKLSSLKNREFIVYHPSWGYFAKRYDLEQISIEVEGKEPKPAQLKEIIEEAKEHGVKVIFVAPQFSKKSANLIAKETGAKVVEIDQLPLDWEAELKKTAEIFAKSL from the coding sequence ATGAAGAAAATTTTAGCTTTTTTATGTCTTGGCGCGCTTGCGTGCTTTGCAAAACCTGTCGTTAGCGTAAGTATACTGCCTCAAGAATTTTTCGTAAAACAAATTGCAGGCGACACGGTTGAAATTAACACCATGGTCTCTCCGGGAGCCGATCCGCACACTTACGAACCAAAGCCAAAGCAGATGAAAGCGCTTGAAAACAGCAAACTTTATTTTGCCATAGGCATTGAGTTTGAAGAGGCTTGGTTGCCGAAATTTCAGCAGTCGTTTCCAAAGCTTAAATTTATCTTTACTCAAAAAGGAGTAGAGAGAGTGGCGATGCAAGAGCACGATCACGATGGGCACGCACATGAGAAAAAAGAGCATTGCCACGAGCACAACGGCAAGGTTCACTGCCACAGCCACGACGGGCTTGATCCGCACATCTGGCTTGATCCTGTGCTTGTAAAGACTCAGGCTAAAAACATCCTAAACGGACTTGTTAGAGTTTTTCCCGAGCATAAAGAGCTTTACAGCGCAAATTACGAGAAATTTTTAGTTAAACTCGATGAGCTTGATAAATTTATTAAAGACAAGCTTTCAAGCCTTAAAAACCGCGAATTTATCGTATATCATCCATCTTGGGGATATTTTGCAAAGCGCTATGATTTAGAGCAAATTTCTATCGAAGTTGAAGGCAAAGAGCCAAAGCCCGCTCAGCTTAAAGAGATCATCGAAGAAGCAAAAGAGCACGGCGTAAAGGTCATCTTCGTAGCGCCTCAGTTTTCTAAAAAATCGGCAAATTTAATCGCAAAAGAGACAGGTGCAAAGGTAGTTGAGATAGATCAGCTCCCGCTTGACTGGGAGGCTGAGCTTAAAAAGACAGCCGAAATTTTTGCTAAGAGTCTTTAA
- a CDS encoding DUF4197 domain-containing protein encodes MKKSVILALFFALSAFGADWGKMVEDGLKAVNQASSKSDYKSMVSSALDYAVKELSNDGFIKNAAAKIPLPPSLQTAANLAKKVGGDKWANELVASINKAASSAVPGAADVFSKTIKSMSETDVKKIMSGGNDSFTKFLQQNSSKELEKVFKPIIEKMMSQNSFATAYNGLNSFVKNSLGNSQSMKSVKSVASSLGMGEYVANEGEDLNGYITRKTLDGLFKVMSENEKSLRSDPINYGKKAIENIFK; translated from the coding sequence ATGAAAAAAAGTGTGATTTTGGCACTGTTTTTTGCCTTAAGTGCTTTTGGCGCTGATTGGGGCAAGATGGTAGAAGACGGGCTTAAAGCCGTAAATCAAGCCTCAAGTAAGAGTGACTATAAAAGCATGGTAAGCTCAGCACTTGATTATGCTGTAAAAGAGCTTTCAAATGACGGATTTATCAAAAATGCCGCGGCTAAAATTCCGCTTCCGCCAAGCTTGCAAACAGCTGCAAATTTGGCTAAAAAAGTTGGCGGCGACAAGTGGGCAAACGAACTGGTTGCTTCCATAAACAAAGCCGCAAGTAGCGCAGTTCCCGGAGCTGCTGATGTCTTTTCAAAGACTATAAAAAGCATGAGCGAAACTGACGTGAAAAAGATCATGAGCGGCGGCAACGATAGCTTTACGAAATTTTTGCAACAAAACTCAAGCAAAGAGCTTGAGAAGGTATTTAAGCCGATCATCGAAAAGATGATGAGTCAAAACAGCTTCGCGACAGCCTATAACGGGCTAAATTCTTTTGTCAAAAACTCGCTTGGCAATTCCCAAAGTATGAAGTCGGTTAAGTCGGTAGCTTCAAGCCTTGGCATGGGCGAATATGTGGCAAACGAAGGCGAGGATCTAAACGGCTACATCACGAGAAAGACGCTTGATGGGCTGTTTAAGGTGATGAGCGAAAATGAAAAGTCGCTTAGAAGCGATCCGATAAACTACGGTAAAAAAGCGATTGAAAATATCTTTAAATAA
- a CDS encoding Fur family transcriptional regulator: protein MKAVELLKKHNIKLTPLRLQILKILEEAQSPLSYDEILSKVDANKTTFYRCMDIFEANDIVIKSENNHKNFYELSNGAKAYFVCDVCHKMTNIKMPKISQNNVKSVVVKGICDECF from the coding sequence ATGAAAGCAGTAGAGCTATTAAAAAAGCACAATATCAAACTCACTCCGCTTAGACTGCAAATTTTAAAAATTTTAGAAGAGGCGCAGTCTCCTTTGAGTTACGATGAAATTTTAAGCAAAGTAGATGCTAACAAGACGACATTTTATCGCTGTATGGATATTTTTGAAGCAAATGACATAGTGATAAAAAGCGAAAATAACCATAAAAATTTCTATGAACTATCAAACGGAGCTAAGGCGTATTTCGTCTGTGATGTATGCCATAAGATGACAAATATCAAGATGCCAAAAATAAGCCAAAATAACGTTAAAAGCGTAGTTGTAAAAGGAATTTGCGACGAGTGTTTTTAG
- a CDS encoding manganese efflux pump MntP, with amino-acid sequence MELLLLAFALAMDSVALSIASGAKCRTLSIAQVVKVSFIFGFFQALMPFLGYFLGLAFVSFIASIDHFIAFAILSFLGVKMILEAREYKDETCLSDLGLKVLIIGAVATSVDALAVGVTFSFEQIDIIYACILIGLICFALCVLACYAGKFLGIFLEKKALILGGVILIGISVKILITHLLDHGFLAAYALL; translated from the coding sequence ATGGAGCTTTTACTCTTAGCCTTTGCCCTTGCCATGGATAGCGTAGCACTCAGTATCGCAAGCGGTGCAAAATGCCGTACACTAAGCATTGCGCAGGTTGTTAAAGTCTCTTTTATCTTTGGATTTTTTCAAGCGCTGATGCCGTTTTTGGGCTATTTTTTGGGACTAGCGTTTGTGAGCTTTATAGCTTCCATAGATCACTTTATCGCATTTGCCATACTTTCATTTTTAGGCGTTAAGATGATACTTGAGGCAAGAGAATATAAGGACGAAACCTGCCTAAGCGACCTTGGGCTTAAGGTTTTAATCATAGGCGCGGTCGCTACGAGTGTCGATGCTTTGGCGGTTGGCGTGACATTTAGCTTTGAGCAGATAGATATCATCTACGCTTGTATCTTGATAGGACTCATCTGCTTTGCGCTCTGCGTTTTGGCTTGCTACGCGGGCAAATTTTTAGGCATATTTTTAGAGAAAAAAGCCCTCATTCTAGGTGGTGTCATACTCATAGGCATAAGCGTAAAAATTCTCATAACCCACCTTTTAGATCACGGCTTTTTGGCCGCTTACGCGCTACTTTAA
- a CDS encoding HoxN/HupN/NixA family nickel/cobalt transporter, with amino-acid sequence MMKFGRILAALTLFASIAYSCALCALYTPTAHAQIKFDAWSDTLKTATITWTFSENFTELTMQGYDEDADKKLNEKEAWNVQKSLLDYIVPRGYLTTVSFYDGEGASENLFVKTKSQRVYIEENRLNFEYVLELNLEILPRRVVVFEIIDREGFFNFKIANDEPYRLTEAIFMVPNSNLNTAFFEMSEQKPKVPNKDKPELSSLVKNKNLEEIDAIDEAKFNSLARTTVGFLDKLKELIKENSTTFEASKFALIMLFSFIYGFLHAAGPGHGKLLTTSYFAASGGSYLRAFAFSLKIGVLHVLGALMLVWITMSLLESFAAHVANSAANLTTKVSAVIIIMISAYMIFTKLKSLKPKVHNYKFSPHKADCGCATCKAMEAKPKSLNEWFVALAASLVPCPGTIIVFILAFSLNSWFIGVMSGVFMALGMSLVIFIAAVFGTKVNALSKYKNLKIYCEFLALLVMFGLGVFMLLIADRISVL; translated from the coding sequence ATGATGAAATTTGGGCGCATACTGGCCGCATTAACGCTTTTTGCGTCCATCGCCTACTCATGCGCACTTTGCGCGCTTTACACGCCGACCGCTCACGCACAGATCAAATTTGACGCTTGGAGCGACACGCTTAAAACAGCTACGATAACATGGACGTTTTCAGAAAATTTCACCGAGCTAACCATGCAAGGATACGACGAGGACGCCGATAAAAAGCTAAACGAAAAAGAGGCTTGGAACGTCCAAAAGTCCTTGCTTGACTACATCGTGCCGCGCGGGTATCTTACTACGGTTAGCTTTTATGACGGCGAGGGTGCGAGCGAAAATTTATTCGTAAAAACAAAGAGCCAGCGCGTTTATATCGAAGAAAACAGGCTAAATTTCGAGTATGTTTTGGAGCTAAATTTAGAAATTTTGCCTCGCCGCGTAGTTGTATTTGAGATAATCGATCGCGAAGGATTTTTTAACTTCAAAATCGCAAACGACGAGCCTTACAGGCTAACAGAAGCTATTTTTATGGTGCCAAATTCAAATTTAAACACCGCTTTTTTTGAAATGAGCGAGCAAAAACCAAAGGTCCCAAACAAAGACAAACCCGAGCTCAGCTCGCTTGTAAAAAACAAAAATTTAGAAGAGATCGACGCCATAGACGAAGCCAAATTTAACTCTCTTGCGCGCACTACAGTGGGTTTTCTAGACAAGCTAAAAGAGCTCATCAAAGAAAACTCAACCACATTTGAAGCCTCAAAATTTGCTCTTATCATGCTTTTTAGCTTCATCTACGGCTTTTTACACGCTGCGGGTCCCGGGCATGGCAAACTGCTTACGACTTCGTATTTTGCCGCAAGCGGAGGCAGCTACTTAAGAGCGTTTGCATTTTCGCTTAAGATCGGAGTTTTGCACGTGCTTGGCGCGCTCATGCTTGTTTGGATCACGATGAGCCTGCTTGAGAGCTTTGCCGCTCACGTGGCAAATTCGGCCGCAAATTTGACGACTAAGGTCTCAGCCGTCATCATCATAATGATCTCTGCTTATATGATATTTACAAAGTTAAAATCACTAAAACCAAAGGTTCACAACTACAAATTTAGCCCTCACAAAGCAGACTGCGGATGTGCGACATGTAAAGCCATGGAAGCTAAGCCAAAGAGCCTAAACGAGTGGTTCGTAGCGCTTGCAGCCTCGCTTGTGCCGTGTCCCGGCACTATCATCGTCTTTATACTTGCATTTAGCTTAAATAGTTGGTTTATAGGCGTGATGAGCGGCGTTTTTATGGCGCTTGGCATGAGTTTGGTTATATTTATCGCAGCAGTCTTTGGCACAAAGGTAAATGCGCTCTCAAAATACAAAAATTTAAAAATTTACTGCGAATTTTTAGCTCTTTTAGTGATGTTTGGCTTAGGAGTTTTCATGCTTTTGATAGCAGATAGGATCTCGGTGCTATGA
- a CDS encoding metal ABC transporter ATP-binding protein: MNGVKIENLSFGYDENLIFEKINLSYDIKDFLAIIGPNGGGKSTLLRLMLGLLKPTSGEIKIFGKNPSEVSKAVGYVPQNIFINANFPMRVLEVVLMGRIDRKIFGFYTKEDKLEAMKALEKVGMSEFANSRIGELSGGQRQRVYIARALCAKAKILMLDEPTASIDTKGQAAIYSLLSEINKEGIGVILISHDVNIALSFATKVAYVNHKIHMHDITPDRSKQEFIAHLAREHKHFCDVEIALKECGCESLDKGQKC, from the coding sequence ATGAACGGAGTTAAGATAGAGAATTTGTCGTTTGGATACGATGAAAATTTGATATTTGAAAAGATAAATTTAAGCTATGACATCAAAGATTTTCTAGCTATCATCGGTCCAAACGGCGGTGGCAAGTCCACTCTGCTTCGGCTTATGCTAGGACTTTTAAAACCGACAAGTGGGGAAATAAAAATATTTGGCAAAAACCCGAGCGAAGTTAGCAAGGCCGTAGGATACGTGCCTCAAAACATCTTCATAAACGCAAATTTTCCGATGAGAGTTTTAGAAGTGGTACTCATGGGGCGAATCGATAGGAAAATTTTCGGTTTTTATACGAAAGAGGATAAGCTAGAAGCGATGAAAGCGCTTGAAAAAGTCGGTATGAGCGAGTTTGCAAACTCCCGCATAGGCGAGCTCTCAGGCGGTCAAAGGCAAAGAGTTTATATCGCCAGAGCGCTTTGTGCAAAGGCTAAAATTCTCATGCTTGATGAGCCAACCGCAAGTATTGACACCAAGGGGCAAGCTGCGATTTATAGCCTGCTTAGCGAGATAAACAAAGAAGGAATCGGCGTGATTTTGATAAGCCATGACGTAAATATCGCGCTTAGCTTCGCTACTAAAGTTGCCTACGTAAATCACAAAATTCACATGCACGATATCACGCCTGATCGCTCAAAGCAGGAATTTATCGCTCATCTTGCAAGAGAGCATAAGCATTTTTGCGATGTTGAGATCGCGCTTAAAGAGTGCGGATGCGAGAGCTTAGACAAAGGGCAAAAATGCTAG
- a CDS encoding DMT family transporter → MTKKIKEFGADLALVVVAVVWGVTFLPMAEALKTNGVFVILFWRFLISTALMSLISVKFVKKFDANSLKFGSLLGVFLFGGFVLQTFALKYTLSSTVAFITGLNVVFVPFIVFLFFRQKVYIYSFVGAFLSAFGLYLLSDSELGFGLGEILSVLCAAAYSVHIIFTGVFVRRCELYQMVCVQFLVVTALCFFASLIFDTHSVLPVADYAFFKAVIITSVFATVFAFFVQSAMQRYTTPMKTALIFTFEPVSAGLFGYFVGGEILSSLQILGALLILLGIVISEVGSYYKSQKA, encoded by the coding sequence ATGACAAAAAAGATAAAGGAATTTGGCGCCGATCTCGCACTGGTAGTAGTTGCCGTCGTATGGGGCGTGACCTTTTTGCCGATGGCTGAAGCGCTTAAGACAAATGGCGTTTTTGTCATTTTGTTTTGGAGATTTTTGATCTCAACTGCTCTAATGTCGCTGATTTCGGTTAAATTTGTTAAGAAATTTGACGCAAATTCACTTAAATTCGGCTCTTTGCTTGGAGTGTTTTTATTTGGCGGTTTTGTGCTTCAAACCTTTGCTCTTAAATACACTCTTAGCTCAACCGTCGCCTTTATCACGGGACTAAATGTCGTTTTTGTGCCTTTTATTGTCTTTTTATTTTTTAGGCAAAAAGTCTATATATATTCGTTTGTCGGTGCGTTTTTATCGGCGTTTGGGCTTTATCTGCTAAGCGATAGCGAGCTTGGCTTTGGCTTAGGCGAAATTCTCTCCGTGCTTTGCGCGGCTGCCTACTCGGTTCATATCATATTTACGGGCGTTTTTGTGCGTAGGTGCGAGCTTTATCAGATGGTTTGCGTGCAGTTTTTGGTAGTGACCGCACTATGTTTTTTTGCCTCGCTTATTTTTGATACGCATAGCGTCTTGCCTGTGGCTGATTATGCGTTTTTTAAAGCGGTTATTATAACGTCGGTGTTTGCGACTGTTTTTGCATTTTTTGTTCAGTCTGCGATGCAACGCTACACAACACCTATGAAAACGGCGCTTATATTTACTTTTGAGCCTGTAAGCGCAGGGCTTTTTGGATACTTTGTAGGCGGAGAAATTTTAAGTTCATTGCAAATTTTAGGAGCGCTACTTATACTTCTTGGTATCGTTATAAGCGAAGTTGGAAGCTACTACAAGAGCCAAAAAGCTTAA